A stretch of the Streptomyces sp. NBC_00078 genome encodes the following:
- a CDS encoding reverse transcriptase/maturase family protein: MQSAETVLGVLRERGRRGLPCEELYRQLFNPQLYLLAYGRIYSNKGAMTPGVTQDTVDGMSARKIDRIIDAMRHERYRFRPVRRVHIPKKQSGKTRPLGLPTWTDKLVGEVIRLLLEAYYEPSFSDRSHGFRPGKGCHTALREVANTWTGTTWFIEGDIADCFGSLDHEVTLRLLGEKVHDQRFLRLVRNMLKAGYLEDWVWNATLSGAPQGGVVSPVISNIYLHKLDEFIEKTLIPEYTRAKLRARNPEYRKVEQAIVRARRRGDRVEVRSLYRRLHSLPSQDPNDPNYRRLRYVRYCDDTLLGFVGPKAEAEEVKQRIAKFLRDDLKLELSQEKTLITHARTKRAKFLGYEISVASTNQKTRRPSASDRRNRRSVCGAVVLHVPASVVKAKSAPYLSRGKPACRNPLVNETDYVIVGKYGIEYRGIVQYYLLAGDVQRLHRLRWVMETSMLKTLARKHGSSVTKMAARFKAKIATPHGPRTCFEATLVRDSRRELVARFGGIPLKRQKTAELTDRLTGPVYPHKELIRRLAANRCELCKRPGEVEAHHVKSLNELQRAGVASSDWVKMMVARRRKSLVVCGSCHDRIHRRKPSTTRTQ; the protein is encoded by the coding sequence ATGCAGAGCGCCGAGACGGTGCTGGGTGTCCTGCGTGAGCGCGGCAGGCGCGGTCTGCCGTGTGAGGAACTGTATCGACAGCTGTTCAACCCGCAGTTGTATCTGCTGGCTTACGGGCGCATCTACTCCAACAAGGGTGCGATGACGCCTGGGGTAACGCAGGATACCGTGGACGGCATGTCCGCTCGGAAGATCGACCGCATCATCGATGCGATGCGCCACGAGCGCTATCGATTCCGCCCTGTGAGGCGAGTCCATATCCCGAAGAAACAGAGCGGAAAGACTCGGCCTCTAGGTCTGCCAACTTGGACGGATAAATTAGTAGGTGAAGTGATACGTCTCCTCTTGGAGGCTTACTACGAGCCTTCCTTCTCCGACCGCTCCCACGGATTCCGGCCAGGAAAAGGCTGCCACACCGCACTGCGGGAAGTGGCCAACACCTGGACCGGAACAACCTGGTTTATTGAGGGCGACATCGCCGACTGCTTCGGGAGCCTCGACCATGAGGTCACGCTCCGACTGCTGGGCGAGAAGGTCCATGACCAGCGTTTCCTGCGGCTGGTGCGCAACATGCTCAAGGCCGGATACCTGGAGGACTGGGTCTGGAACGCGACACTCAGCGGGGCTCCGCAGGGCGGCGTCGTTTCCCCCGTGATCTCCAATATTTACCTGCACAAGTTGGACGAGTTCATCGAGAAAACCCTGATCCCCGAATACACCCGGGCGAAGCTCCGAGCGCGCAACCCGGAGTACCGGAAGGTGGAGCAAGCGATCGTACGTGCCCGCCGGCGAGGTGACCGTGTTGAAGTGCGATCTCTCTATCGTCGGCTGCACAGTCTCCCGAGCCAGGATCCGAATGATCCGAACTACCGGAGACTGCGCTACGTGCGGTACTGCGATGACACCTTGCTCGGGTTTGTCGGGCCGAAGGCCGAAGCCGAGGAAGTGAAACAGCGGATCGCGAAGTTCCTGCGTGATGATCTCAAGCTGGAACTGTCACAAGAGAAGACGCTGATCACCCATGCCCGTACCAAGAGGGCAAAGTTCCTCGGCTACGAGATCTCAGTAGCAAGCACAAATCAGAAAACAAGACGGCCGTCGGCAAGCGATCGGCGAAATCGCCGGTCAGTATGCGGAGCGGTAGTCCTGCATGTGCCTGCCTCTGTGGTCAAGGCCAAGAGCGCCCCGTACTTGTCGCGCGGAAAACCCGCGTGCCGAAACCCTCTGGTCAACGAGACCGACTATGTCATCGTGGGCAAATACGGGATCGAGTACCGGGGCATCGTCCAGTACTACCTCCTGGCCGGTGATGTCCAACGACTTCACCGGCTGCGCTGGGTCATGGAGACCTCCATGCTCAAGACCCTGGCAAGAAAGCACGGCTCGTCGGTGACGAAGATGGCGGCCCGCTTCAAGGCTAAGATCGCGACGCCGCACGGGCCACGCACGTGCTTCGAGGCCACCTTGGTGCGAGACAGCAGGAGAGAACTGGTCGCCCGCTTCGGGGGAATTCCTCTCAAGCGGCAGAAGACGGCGGAGTTGACCGACCGTCTGACCGGTCCGGTCTATCCGCATAAAGAGCTGATCCGTCGGCTTGCGGCGAATAGATGCGAGCTCTGCAAGCGGCCGGGCGAGGTGGAAGCCCACCACGTCAAGTCACTCAACGAGCTCCAACGGGCCGGTGTCGCATCCTCCGATTGGGTGAAGATGATGGTCGCGCGCCGCCGCAAGTCCCTTGTGGTCTGCGGCAGTTGTCACGACCGCATCCATCGGAGGAAGCCGAGTACAACGCGCACGCAGTAG
- a CDS encoding IS1634 family transposase codes for MVEKRLGALPVAAEFLRRLDVAGIVDGLCPSAPSAHLTHGQVIEALVANRLTSPIPLFRVGDWARTWAVEEVLGIEAGLLNDDRLARALDAIAPKLEQLAGTVGARAITEFGIDVSRLHWDMTSMSVHGAYPLEDQDDAFPVIKHGHPKDRRVDLKQVQAGLAVTGDGGIPVHARVFGGGAAEVSQVVGAMKDLQKLAGEREFLLVADSKLVSYPNVAALLAARTAFIAPVPAAQVKDGFYAALDLEAATVVDWVPDRDAGKDPAQREVYRVLEDVHTLNGPRRRDPVLSVRRILVHSTGNAAGQQAARTKRLTRAAEDLDKVQHGAGGRYYNTAEKIAARIGVIAKTRRVASCLRTEIGEDDNGRPTLAWHFDHQVLDDEAAADGWYALLTALTPEQADPGQVLIQYKGQGSVERRYADFKGPLAVTPLFVQHNHRVAALIQVICLALLVFSLIERQVRQALGPEQTMVGLYPDNRRVRPTGRMILYHLSELALRIGNVTDPPTVQITRGVQLHLLDLLGIEVTQTRWPMT; via the coding sequence GTGGTGGAGAAGCGTCTGGGCGCTCTGCCTGTCGCTGCCGAGTTTCTGCGCCGGCTGGACGTGGCGGGGATCGTCGACGGGTTGTGCCCGTCCGCGCCGAGCGCGCACCTGACGCACGGGCAGGTCATCGAGGCGCTGGTCGCGAACCGGCTGACCTCGCCGATACCGCTGTTCCGGGTCGGCGACTGGGCCCGGACCTGGGCGGTGGAGGAGGTCCTGGGCATCGAGGCGGGCTTGCTCAACGACGACCGCCTCGCGCGGGCACTGGATGCGATCGCCCCGAAGCTGGAGCAACTCGCGGGCACGGTCGGCGCGCGGGCGATCACCGAGTTCGGCATCGACGTGTCGCGGTTGCACTGGGACATGACGTCCATGTCCGTCCACGGGGCCTACCCGCTGGAAGATCAGGACGACGCGTTCCCGGTGATCAAGCACGGGCATCCCAAGGACCGCCGGGTGGACCTGAAGCAGGTCCAGGCCGGGCTCGCGGTCACCGGTGACGGCGGCATCCCGGTCCACGCCCGGGTCTTCGGCGGGGGCGCGGCCGAGGTGTCCCAGGTCGTCGGGGCGATGAAGGATCTGCAGAAGCTGGCCGGCGAACGGGAGTTCCTGCTGGTCGCCGATTCCAAGCTGGTTTCCTACCCGAACGTCGCCGCACTGCTGGCAGCCAGGACGGCATTCATCGCCCCGGTCCCGGCGGCTCAGGTCAAGGACGGTTTCTATGCCGCCTTGGACCTGGAGGCCGCCACTGTCGTGGACTGGGTGCCCGACCGCGACGCGGGCAAGGACCCCGCCCAGCGCGAGGTCTACCGGGTACTGGAGGACGTTCACACCCTGAACGGTCCGCGCAGGCGCGACCCGGTCCTGAGCGTTCGCCGAATCCTGGTCCACTCCACCGGCAACGCTGCGGGCCAGCAGGCCGCCCGCACCAAACGCCTCACCCGCGCGGCCGAGGACCTGGACAAGGTCCAGCACGGAGCCGGCGGCAGGTACTACAACACCGCCGAGAAGATCGCGGCCCGTATCGGCGTGATCGCCAAGACCCGGCGGGTTGCCTCCTGCCTGCGCACCGAGATCGGCGAAGACGACAACGGCAGGCCCACCCTGGCCTGGCACTTCGACCATCAGGTCCTGGACGACGAGGCGGCAGCCGACGGCTGGTACGCGCTGCTGACGGCGCTGACCCCCGAGCAGGCCGACCCGGGCCAGGTCCTGATCCAGTACAAGGGCCAGGGATCGGTCGAGCGCCGTTACGCGGACTTCAAGGGCCCCCTGGCGGTCACCCCGCTGTTCGTGCAGCACAACCACCGCGTCGCCGCCCTGATCCAGGTCATCTGCCTGGCCCTGCTGGTCTTCAGCCTGATCGAGCGCCAGGTCAGACAAGCCCTGGGCCCCGAGCAGACGATGGTCGGCCTCTACCCGGACAACCGCCGGGTGCGGCCCACCGGCCGCATGATCCTCTACCACCTGAGCGAACTCGCCCTGCGGATCGGCAACGTCACCGATCCACCCACCGTCCAGATCACCCGAGGAGTCCAACTCCACCTCCTCGACCTCCTCGGCATCGAAGTCACTCAAACCCGCTGGCCAATGACCTGA
- a CDS encoding NUDIX domain-containing protein, protein MTVRPVVKRTARAVLLDGDNLILIKRTKPGVDPYWVTPGGGVEPADTTVVDALHREVYEELGAKITDVVPCFVDTVEHIGEDGGATGVKVQHFFVCRLESMDPSLRHGPEVDEPAGEYEIVRVPFTRVGIASVHLVPLSLRHYLDGNIEGVRAMHAPDLG, encoded by the coding sequence ATGACGGTCCGACCTGTGGTCAAGCGCACCGCTCGTGCTGTTCTGCTCGACGGCGACAACCTGATCCTGATCAAGCGCACCAAGCCAGGTGTCGATCCCTACTGGGTCACTCCCGGTGGCGGGGTCGAGCCCGCGGACACGACCGTCGTCGACGCCTTGCACCGCGAGGTGTACGAGGAACTCGGCGCCAAGATCACCGACGTGGTGCCCTGCTTCGTGGACACTGTGGAGCACATCGGAGAGGACGGCGGCGCGACCGGTGTGAAGGTGCAGCACTTCTTCGTCTGCCGCCTGGAGTCCATGGACCCGTCCCTCCGACATGGCCCCGAGGTGGACGAGCCGGCCGGCGAGTACGAGATCGTACGGGTGCCGTTCACCCGTGTCGGGATCGCCTCCGTGCATCTCGTGCCGCTGTCCTTGCGGCACTACCTGGACGGGAACATCGAGGGCGTGCGCGCCATGCACGCTCCGGACCTTGGGTGA
- a CDS encoding cystathionine gamma-lyase, with product MSDSATAGPSGDGDGTRTVRAGLPEAVKNEPTLPGPVFAAHFHLPGEVGGPYTYGRDENPTWTLLERAVGELEAPGRGDVETLTFASGMAAVSSVLFSQLRAGDTVVLPGDGYQALPLVRAQLEAYGIEVRTAPTGGDAQLEVLDGARLLWLETPSNPGLDVCDVRRLAEAAHARGALVAVDNTLATPLGQRPLELGADFSVASGTKQLTGHGDVLLGYVVGRNAEAMAAVRRWRKIVGAIPGPMEAWLAHRSIATLQLRVDRQCATALTVAEALRERPEVTGLRYPGLPDDPSHKIASQQMRRYGCVVSFTLPTRTRADRFLGALRLVDDATSFGGVRSTAERRGRWGGDAVPEGFIRFSVGAEDPEDLVADVLRALDESAE from the coding sequence ATGAGTGATTCCGCTACGGCCGGGCCGTCGGGCGACGGGGACGGCACGCGCACGGTACGGGCAGGTCTGCCCGAGGCGGTCAAGAACGAACCGACCCTGCCCGGACCGGTTTTCGCCGCCCACTTCCACCTGCCGGGCGAGGTCGGCGGCCCGTACACCTACGGCCGCGACGAGAACCCCACCTGGACGCTGCTGGAGCGCGCCGTCGGCGAGCTGGAGGCGCCGGGGCGGGGCGACGTGGAGACCCTCACGTTCGCCTCCGGCATGGCCGCCGTCTCGTCCGTGCTGTTCTCCCAGCTGCGCGCCGGCGACACGGTCGTGCTGCCTGGCGACGGCTACCAGGCGCTGCCCCTGGTGCGTGCGCAGCTGGAGGCGTACGGCATCGAGGTGCGTACGGCGCCGACCGGCGGGGACGCCCAGCTCGAAGTCCTCGACGGCGCGCGGCTGCTGTGGCTGGAGACGCCCTCGAACCCCGGTCTCGACGTGTGCGACGTCCGCCGCCTCGCCGAGGCGGCACACGCGCGTGGCGCGCTCGTCGCCGTCGACAACACCCTTGCGACGCCCCTCGGGCAGCGCCCGCTGGAGCTCGGCGCAGACTTCTCCGTGGCCAGCGGCACCAAGCAGCTCACCGGGCACGGCGACGTGCTGCTCGGCTACGTGGTCGGCCGCAACGCCGAGGCCATGGCCGCCGTACGCCGCTGGCGCAAGATCGTGGGTGCGATCCCCGGGCCCATGGAGGCTTGGCTCGCGCACCGTTCGATCGCCACGCTCCAGCTGCGCGTCGACCGGCAGTGCGCGACGGCTCTCACCGTCGCCGAGGCGCTACGGGAGCGGCCCGAGGTGACCGGACTGCGCTACCCGGGGCTGCCCGACGACCCCTCGCACAAGATCGCCTCGCAGCAGATGCGTCGCTACGGGTGCGTGGTCTCCTTCACGCTGCCCACGCGCACGCGTGCCGACCGTTTCCTCGGTGCCCTGCGGCTCGTGGACGACGCGACGAGCTTCGGCGGTGTGCGGTCCACGGCCGAGCGGCGCGGGCGCTGGGGCGGGGACGCCGTGCCGGAGGGCTTCATTCGCTTCTCGGTCGGCGCCGAGGACCCCGAGGACCTGGTGGCGGATGTGCTCCGTGCGCTGGACGAATCGGCGGAATGA
- a CDS encoding IS5 family transposase: MGRHDLTNAQWAKLEPLLPVGRKPGRPPVHTKRQLIDGIRWRTRAGAPWRDVPERYGPWETVYGLFRRWQRDGTWHRIFEQLQARADAEGLITWDVSVDSTIARAHQHAAGARKKGICRSSRPVVSSRSPTTTGSDAPGAG; encoded by the coding sequence ATGGGGAGGCATGACCTGACGAATGCTCAGTGGGCGAAGCTGGAGCCGCTGCTCCCGGTGGGAAGGAAGCCTGGACGGCCGCCGGTGCACACCAAGCGGCAGCTGATAGACGGCATACGCTGGCGCACCCGCGCCGGTGCACCGTGGCGGGACGTGCCCGAGCGGTACGGCCCGTGGGAGACGGTTTATGGACTGTTCCGGCGCTGGCAGCGGGACGGCACCTGGCACCGCATCTTCGAGCAACTGCAGGCCCGGGCCGACGCCGAAGGACTGATCACCTGGGACGTCTCGGTGGACTCCACCATCGCCCGCGCCCACCAGCATGCGGCCGGTGCCCGCAAAAAGGGGATCTGCAGATCGAGCCGCCCGGTGGTGTCTTCACGGAGCCCGACGACCACGGGCTCGGACGCTCCCGGGGCGGGCTGA
- a CDS encoding low molecular weight protein-tyrosine-phosphatase codes for MSYRVCFVCTGNICRSPMAESVFRARIADAGLGGLVEVDSAGTDGWHGGDSADPRTVSVLEESGYDSSHSARQFKPSWFSRLNLVIALDTGHLRALRHLAPTQEDAAKVRLLRSYDPAVGDDLDVPDPYYGGLDGFEECLEMVETASEGLLAAVREQVEGRAA; via the coding sequence ATGAGTTACCGCGTCTGCTTCGTCTGCACCGGCAACATCTGCCGCTCCCCGATGGCCGAGTCCGTCTTCCGCGCCCGCATCGCGGACGCCGGGCTCGGCGGCCTTGTCGAGGTCGACAGCGCCGGCACGGACGGCTGGCACGGGGGCGACAGCGCCGACCCGCGCACCGTCTCCGTCCTGGAGGAGAGCGGCTACGACAGCAGTCACTCGGCGCGTCAGTTCAAGCCGTCCTGGTTCTCCCGCCTCAACCTCGTCATCGCCCTCGACACCGGCCACCTCAGGGCCCTGCGCCATCTCGCACCCACCCAGGAGGACGCGGCCAAGGTGCGGTTGCTTCGCTCCTACGACCCCGCGGTGGGCGACGACCTCGATGTACCGGACCCGTACTACGGGGGCCTGGACGGCTTCGAGGAGTGCCTTGAGATGGTGGAGACGGCGAGCGAGGGCCTCCTCGCCGCGGTACGCGAGCAAGTGGAGGGACGGGCGGCATGA
- a CDS encoding serine hydrolase — translation MTTPQEELLSGTRRALLHRIAVAQTEGRAPSVVAAVARGGRTVWHGARTSADGHGPDGNVQYRIGSITKTFTAVLVLRLRDEGALDLGDPLEKHLPGTGAGEATIADLLAHTSGLAAESPAPWWERTAGALRPELADVLGEQAFLHPVGRRFHYSNPGYTVLGTLVEKLRGAPWEEVLRREVLEPLGLDRTSAHPKAPHAGGWAVHPWADVLLPEPAEDLGRMAPAGQLWSTAADLARFAVFLAHGDDRVLSAETVREMRTPAAPAEAADVVDGATYGLGLQIQHRSGRLLVGHSGSLPGFLANLTISVEDDVAAVVLANCTSGPLLGTVGADLVRIVGEAEPRIPDPWRPLAQIAPRVLELTGPWYWGTHAFALRLATDGGVSLEPLSGSGRRSRFRANGDGTWTGLEGYYAGELLTAVRRPDGTVSHLDLGSFVFTRQPYDDEASVPGGVDPDGWRGIG, via the coding sequence ATGACGACACCTCAGGAAGAGCTGCTCTCCGGAACGCGCCGGGCACTGCTGCACAGGATCGCTGTGGCCCAGACCGAAGGGCGTGCGCCGTCGGTGGTCGCGGCGGTCGCGAGAGGCGGGCGGACCGTGTGGCACGGTGCGCGGACCTCGGCGGACGGGCACGGCCCGGACGGGAACGTGCAGTACCGCATCGGCTCCATCACCAAGACCTTCACCGCTGTTCTTGTGCTGCGGTTGCGCGACGAGGGTGCTCTCGACCTCGGTGATCCGTTGGAGAAGCACCTGCCAGGAACCGGCGCGGGGGAGGCGACCATCGCCGACCTCCTGGCCCACACGAGCGGATTGGCGGCGGAGTCGCCCGCCCCGTGGTGGGAGCGCACCGCGGGGGCCCTGCGCCCCGAACTCGCCGATGTCCTGGGCGAACAGGCCTTTCTGCACCCGGTGGGCCGCCGCTTCCATTACTCCAACCCCGGCTACACCGTGCTCGGCACGCTCGTCGAGAAGCTGCGTGGAGCGCCCTGGGAGGAAGTACTTCGGCGTGAAGTGCTCGAACCTCTGGGCCTCGACCGTACGAGCGCTCACCCAAAGGCGCCCCATGCGGGTGGCTGGGCCGTGCACCCCTGGGCAGATGTCCTGCTGCCCGAACCCGCCGAGGACCTCGGCCGGATGGCCCCTGCCGGTCAGCTCTGGTCCACGGCAGCTGACCTGGCGCGCTTCGCTGTCTTCCTGGCACACGGCGACGACCGGGTGCTGAGCGCCGAGACCGTGAGAGAGATGCGTACGCCCGCTGCGCCCGCCGAAGCCGCGGACGTCGTGGACGGAGCCACGTACGGACTGGGGCTGCAGATCCAGCACCGGTCCGGCCGGCTCCTCGTGGGGCACTCCGGATCGCTGCCGGGCTTCCTGGCGAACCTCACCATCAGCGTGGAGGACGACGTCGCGGCAGTGGTGCTGGCCAACTGCACCTCCGGTCCTTTGCTGGGCACCGTCGGAGCGGATCTCGTACGGATCGTCGGTGAGGCCGAGCCGCGCATTCCCGATCCGTGGCGACCGCTGGCCCAAATCGCGCCACGGGTACTGGAGTTGACCGGGCCCTGGTACTGGGGAACGCATGCGTTCGCCCTGCGGCTCGCGACGGACGGAGGTGTCTCGCTGGAGCCGCTGTCCGGCAGCGGCCGCCGCTCCCGCTTCAGGGCGAACGGCGACGGGACCTGGACCGGACTGGAGGGCTACTACGCCGGAGAGCTCCTGACGGCCGTACGGCGCCCGGACGGGACGGTGAGCCATCTGGACCTCGGGTCGTTCGTGTTCACGCGTCAGCCGTACGACGACGAGGCTTCCGTGCCCGGTGGGGTGGATCCGGACGGCTGGCGGGGGATCGGCTAG
- a CDS encoding GNAT family N-acetyltransferase: protein MSTPSHAPLPIRRLTLRDLSACADLSEDRGWPREEHKWGFLLTAGKGYGIDDPDGGLVSACVVTEFGPHGRPALGAIGMVLVAERHARQGIGRRLMQHVVSLMGTTPLTLHATPYGRPLYEELGFKVTGRAEMLCGHFTPSGSEPEAGTRAATAEDLTSILRLDEEVFGADRTPIITRLPAFADRMHVAEENGRLIGYAATWPNMETQVVGPLIARDTATAKALITSLATHTDRPLRTDIDVRHEELLAWAKERGLASIAFNAVMTYGIPELPGDWTRRFAPLTVAAG from the coding sequence GTGTCGACTCCTTCTCACGCCCCTCTTCCCATCCGCCGTCTGACGCTTCGCGATCTCAGCGCCTGCGCCGACTTGTCCGAGGACCGGGGGTGGCCACGCGAGGAGCACAAGTGGGGATTCCTCCTCACGGCAGGGAAGGGATACGGGATCGACGACCCCGACGGCGGCCTCGTCAGCGCCTGTGTCGTCACCGAGTTCGGGCCGCATGGCCGCCCCGCTCTTGGAGCCATCGGGATGGTGCTGGTAGCCGAACGGCACGCCCGTCAGGGCATCGGCCGCCGGCTGATGCAACACGTCGTCTCGCTGATGGGCACCACCCCGCTGACGCTGCACGCCACACCGTACGGTCGACCGCTCTACGAGGAACTCGGCTTCAAGGTCACCGGCCGGGCGGAGATGCTGTGCGGGCACTTCACACCCAGCGGCTCGGAGCCGGAGGCCGGCACACGCGCGGCCACCGCCGAGGACCTCACCTCGATCCTCCGGCTCGACGAGGAAGTGTTCGGTGCCGACCGCACACCCATCATCACGCGGCTGCCCGCCTTCGCCGACCGGATGCACGTGGCCGAGGAAAACGGCCGGCTCATCGGCTACGCAGCCACCTGGCCCAACATGGAAACCCAGGTGGTAGGTCCCCTGATCGCCCGCGATACGGCGACGGCGAAGGCTCTCATCACCTCGCTCGCCACCCACACCGACCGACCCCTGCGCACCGACATCGACGTACGGCACGAAGAGTTGCTGGCATGGGCGAAGGAGCGGGGGCTGGCGTCCATCGCGTTCAACGCGGTCATGACGTACGGGATCCCGGAACTGCCCGGCGACTGGACCAGGCGATTCGCTCCGCTGACGGTGGCGGCGGGATGA
- a CDS encoding LysR family transcriptional regulator, with amino-acid sequence MDLALLRTFVTVHRAGSFTRAAALLGLSQPAVTSQIRTLERQLGRPLFLRQARGVTPTTTGDELAHKAAPHLDALVEIAETGLDDESSLRTLHLAGPPEFTAERALPALTELTGEDGQGFALRVSFGNAEEALEGLSAGHHDLAISTARPRGALLTATPLCDEEHVLVAAPHRAEQIGHGKPHRKGAPALEDVPVIEVHESLPFVSRYWASVFDSRPAAPGTVIVPDLRAVLACAVAGAGLAVLPRYLCGAALERGDVVALHDPAVPPLRTYFLVVRTGTLAMPHIARAHEWLLLAAAEWR; translated from the coding sequence ATGGATCTGGCCTTGCTGCGCACTTTTGTGACGGTGCACCGGGCCGGCTCCTTCACCCGCGCCGCCGCGCTGCTCGGTCTGTCGCAGCCGGCCGTGACCTCGCAGATCCGCACGCTGGAGCGACAGCTGGGCCGCCCCCTGTTTCTGCGACAGGCCCGCGGCGTGACCCCGACGACCACCGGGGACGAACTCGCACACAAGGCCGCTCCACATCTCGACGCCCTCGTGGAGATCGCCGAGACCGGCCTGGACGACGAGTCCTCCTTACGCACGCTGCATCTCGCCGGTCCCCCCGAGTTCACCGCCGAACGGGCACTGCCGGCCCTCACCGAGCTGACCGGCGAGGACGGCCAGGGCTTCGCGCTGCGCGTCTCGTTCGGAAATGCCGAGGAAGCTCTGGAGGGGCTGTCCGCCGGGCATCACGATCTGGCCATCAGTACGGCCCGTCCGCGCGGCGCTCTGCTGACGGCGACTCCGCTGTGCGACGAAGAGCACGTCCTCGTGGCCGCCCCTCACCGGGCCGAGCAGATCGGCCATGGGAAGCCGCACCGCAAGGGAGCGCCCGCCCTGGAGGACGTGCCCGTGATCGAGGTGCACGAGTCTCTGCCCTTCGTCTCCCGCTACTGGGCCTCGGTCTTCGACTCCCGCCCAGCCGCCCCCGGCACGGTCATCGTTCCCGACCTGCGTGCGGTCCTTGCCTGTGCCGTCGCGGGCGCGGGGCTCGCGGTGCTGCCCCGCTATCTGTGCGGGGCAGCCCTGGAACGCGGAGACGTCGTCGCCCTGCACGATCCCGCGGTGCCTCCTCTGCGGACGTACTTCCTCGTGGTGCGCACCGGCACGCTTGCGATGCCGCACATCGCACGGGCTCACGAATGGCTGCTGCTAGCGGCAGCCGAGTGGCGCTGA
- a CDS encoding GNAT family N-acetyltransferase, translating to MGDLEIRPATADDVTAIVALLADDPLGAQRESPDDLTPYLSALERLTSDPNQHLVVAVRQEHVVGTLQLTIIPGLSRRGATRSIIEGVRIHADERGGGLGTRLIQWAVDESRRQGCQLVQLTSDNTRTDAHRFYERLGFTPSHVGFKFQL from the coding sequence ATGGGAGATCTTGAAATAAGGCCCGCCACGGCGGACGACGTGACCGCGATCGTCGCCCTGCTCGCCGACGACCCCTTGGGCGCCCAGCGCGAGTCACCGGACGATCTGACCCCGTATCTGTCCGCGTTGGAACGCCTCACATCCGACCCGAACCAGCATCTGGTCGTCGCGGTCCGGCAGGAACATGTCGTCGGCACGCTGCAGCTCACGATCATCCCCGGCCTCTCGCGTCGCGGTGCCACCAGGTCGATCATCGAAGGCGTCCGGATCCACGCCGATGAACGAGGAGGCGGTCTGGGCACGCGGCTCATCCAGTGGGCAGTCGACGAATCCCGGCGCCAGGGCTGTCAGCTGGTACAGCTGACTTCCGACAACACGCGCACCGACGCGCACCGCTTCTACGAGAGGCTCGGCTTCACGCCCTCACACGTGGGGTTCAAGTTCCAGCTGTGA
- a CDS encoding PIG-L family deacetylase: MTDRPLTLMAVHAHPDDEATGTGGVLARYAAEGIRTVLVTCTDGSCGDGPGGVKPGDPGHDPAAVALMRRQELEASCDVLKISDLEMLDYADSGMMGWPSNDAPGSFWQTPVQEGAARLAALMRHYRPDVVVTYDENGFYGHPDHIQAHRITMAALEMTVLNPKVYWTTMPRSGMQRFGEIMREFHPDMPEPDPAEAAMAEIGLPDDEITTWVDTTAFSGQKFDALAAHASQGENIFLLKMGKERFGDLMGMETFVRVQDATGVDVPENDLFAGLR; encoded by the coding sequence ATGACTGACCGGCCCTTGACGCTCATGGCAGTACACGCCCACCCCGACGACGAGGCCACCGGAACCGGAGGGGTCCTCGCGCGGTACGCGGCGGAGGGCATCCGCACGGTTCTCGTGACGTGTACCGACGGCAGTTGCGGTGACGGACCGGGGGGTGTCAAGCCGGGTGATCCCGGGCACGATCCGGCGGCAGTTGCTTTGATGCGCCGTCAAGAACTTGAGGCGAGCTGTGACGTCCTGAAGATCAGCGATCTGGAGATGTTGGATTATGCCGACTCCGGGATGATGGGCTGGCCGAGCAACGACGCCCCCGGATCCTTCTGGCAGACCCCCGTGCAGGAAGGCGCGGCCCGCCTCGCGGCACTCATGCGGCACTACCGACCTGATGTGGTCGTCACTTACGACGAGAACGGCTTCTACGGCCACCCCGACCACATCCAGGCTCACCGCATCACGATGGCGGCGCTGGAGATGACCGTGCTGAATCCGAAGGTCTACTGGACTACGATGCCCCGCTCCGGGATGCAGCGGTTCGGTGAGATCATGCGCGAGTTTCATCCGGACATGCCGGAGCCGGATCCCGCCGAGGCCGCGATGGCCGAGATCGGCCTCCCCGACGATGAGATCACCACGTGGGTGGACACCACGGCTTTCAGTGGTCAGAAGTTCGACGCGCTGGCCGCGCACGCCAGTCAGGGCGAGAACATCTTCCTCCTCAAGATGGGCAAGGAGAGGTTCGGCGACTTGATGGGCATGGAGACCTTCGTACGTGTCCAGGACGCCACCGGCGTGGACGTACCCGAGAACGATCTCTTCGCCGGCCTGCGCTGA